The window TCCCTGGCCGGGCTCGTCAAGGTCTTCTACTTCCCGCCGCCCACCCGGCTCGCGCTCGCCTTCTGGGAGCTCGCCTGGGACGGCTTCCCCCAGGGGATCCGCATCGGCACCCACGTCGCCGTCACGCTGGAGCGGATCGCCCAGGGATACCTCCTGGCCGTCGCGGTCGCCGTGCCGCTCGGGGTCCTCATCGGCTGGGTGCCGGCGCTCGACACGCTCACCCTGCCGCTGATCACCTTCGCGCGATCGGTGGCCACCATCAGCCTCCTCCCGCTCGCCATCGTCTGGTTCGGGGTCGGGGAGCTCTCGAAAGTGCTCCTCATCGCCTACGGCTGCTTCTGGGTGATGCTGACCAACGTGATCGCCGGCGTGAAGTACATCGACCCGCTCCACGTCCGGGCCGCCCGGACGCTGGACACCGGTCCGGTCGGGATCTTCGTGCGCGTCGTCCTGCCGGCGGCGCTGCCCCGGATGTTCGCAGGCATGCGGATCGCGCTCGGCGTCGGCTTCATGGTGATCGTGGGGGTCGAGATGATCGGGACCATCCACGGCCTCGGCGCGCTCATCA is drawn from Candidatus Methylomirabilota bacterium and contains these coding sequences:
- a CDS encoding ABC transporter permease, whose protein sequence is MTTSGGAWPEPRRPTWARRLRGAGWAGLVFVGLLVVLWQLASLAGLVKVFYFPPPTRLALAFWELAWDGFPQGIRIGTHVAVTLERIAQGYLLAVAVAVPLGVLIGWVPALDTLTLPLITFARSVATISLLPLAIVWFGVGELSKVLLIAYGCFWVMLTNVIAGVKYIDPLHVRAARTLDTGPVGIFVRVVLPAALPRMFAGMRIALGVGFMVIVGVEMIGTIHGLGALIMEARTFYRTDISLVGMAVIGLFGFGISAGLGWLERVLLPWERGLESVRR